The following coding sequences are from one Kiritimatiellales bacterium window:
- a CDS encoding Rne/Rng family ribonuclease, producing MLKVVKNKLAATVSRKKKEVLINIEPLETRVAVLDEGKLDHFHIERSEENRLVGSVFKGKVQNLEDGLQAAFIDIGMAKNAFIHYWDMIPEDAVRLEEQEGRASNRKRRKFAQGEMAKKFPIGSEIVVQVTKDAIGTKGPRVTANLSVPGRYLVMMPGTSLKGISKKIGDSKERTRLKRILTRLPIPNGIGIIVRTAGSGTRKTGFVRDARTLFEIWKEIDTGMREKPAPCCLYQEPNLAERVVRDYLTEDIDRVYIDNRDAYEMIRKMIARYSRRARNWVQLYGGEEPIFDYFDAEKQIESVFRRKVWMKSGAYLIFDETEALVAVDVNTGRHKGGKNAEESILAVNTEAAQEIARQLRLRNIGGLVVIDFIDMKRKRDQAAVYKTLKDALHADRARTNVLPISQLGLLEMTRQRFEESIYTSTYVNCEYCRGRGRVKSALAMSVELQRRLSAALRKDRKGLHSMKVAVNPKVLERLRREDEEALVDMEKKFNGHLTFVSDPSFHMEEFTITNDQTNQVVYSSIEN from the coding sequence ATGCTCAAAGTAGTAAAAAATAAACTGGCCGCAACAGTTAGCCGGAAGAAAAAAGAGGTTTTGATCAATATTGAACCCCTTGAAACACGTGTTGCAGTGCTGGATGAAGGTAAACTGGATCATTTTCATATTGAACGTTCAGAAGAAAACCGGCTCGTTGGCAGCGTCTTCAAAGGCAAAGTTCAAAACCTTGAAGACGGGCTTCAGGCAGCATTTATTGATATCGGCATGGCAAAAAATGCGTTCATCCATTACTGGGATATGATCCCTGAAGATGCAGTGCGGCTTGAAGAACAGGAAGGGCGTGCCAGCAACCGCAAACGCCGGAAATTTGCACAGGGTGAAATGGCAAAAAAATTTCCGATCGGTTCTGAAATTGTCGTGCAGGTCACGAAAGACGCCATTGGCACCAAAGGGCCTCGCGTTACAGCTAATCTCAGTGTGCCGGGACGCTATCTGGTCATGATGCCCGGCACGAGCCTGAAAGGGATTTCGAAGAAAATCGGCGACAGCAAAGAGAGAACACGCCTGAAAAGAATCCTGACGCGTCTGCCGATTCCGAACGGCATCGGAATCATCGTTCGCACCGCCGGTTCCGGCACACGCAAAACCGGTTTTGTGCGCGATGCCCGCACGCTGTTTGAAATCTGGAAGGAAATCGACACCGGTATGCGCGAAAAGCCGGCACCGTGCTGTTTATATCAGGAGCCCAATCTGGCGGAGCGCGTCGTGCGTGATTATCTCACCGAAGATATCGACCGCGTTTATATCGACAACCGCGATGCGTACGAAATGATCCGTAAAATGATCGCCAGGTATTCACGCCGTGCGCGCAACTGGGTACAGCTCTACGGCGGTGAAGAGCCGATCTTTGACTACTTCGATGCGGAAAAACAAATCGAATCCGTTTTCCGGCGTAAAGTCTGGATGAAGTCCGGCGCATATTTAATTTTTGATGAAACTGAAGCACTGGTGGCGGTCGACGTAAACACCGGACGGCACAAAGGCGGAAAAAATGCGGAAGAATCGATCCTCGCCGTTAACACCGAAGCCGCGCAGGAGATTGCGCGCCAGCTCCGGTTGCGTAACATCGGCGGACTCGTGGTCATCGACTTCATCGACATGAAAAGAAAACGCGATCAGGCTGCCGTTTACAAAACACTCAAAGACGCATTGCACGCCGACCGGGCACGCACCAACGTACTGCCGATTTCACAACTCGGACTGCTCGAAATGACGCGTCAGCGGTTTGAAGAGAGCATCTATACCTCAACTTATGTAAACTGCGAATACTGTCGCGGGCGCGGACGCGTCAAATCCGCACTCGCCATGAGTGTCGAGCTGCAGCGCCGCTTATCCGCAGCATTACGCAAAGACCGCAAGGGGCTTCATTCCATGAAAGTCGCTGTTAATCCCAAAGTTCTCGAACGTCTGCGCCGTGAAGACGAAGAAGCGCTTGTCGACATGGAAAAGAAATTCAACGGACACCTTACATTTGTATCCGATCCGTCATTCCACATGGAAGAGTTCACCATCACCAACGATCAGACGAATCAGGTCGTTTATTCCAGTATTGAAAATTAA
- the rodA gene encoding rod shape-determining protein RodA, with protein sequence MLSFLRRIDWISVVIIIALTVFGFFFIYSAGYRNADQAVSGMVSRQMIWAITGFAVYIAAAAFDYRYLARVQWWIYGAAIILLVLVLFIGTSVYGAHRWFSIGGIMVQPSEIGKLALIFTLAGLLSSPALELNSRKIFMFSFLIAGVPFLLIVAEPDLGTAIVLIPVTIAMLFCAGCPLKPLLILIGLGLLGLLMMALWLKYFPETCPFLADYQKNRILVFLNVNEDPLGAGWNKLQSQIAIGSGGLFGKGYLKGTQNILGFLPRTVAPTDFIFSVVAEETGFAGGVVLLTLYAVLIVRAVFTAVFARDRFGRLLAAGIGTLIFAHVFVNIAMTVGLMPITGLPLPLMSYGGSFMVSIMAALGLVQSVCLRRRRI encoded by the coding sequence ATGTTGAGCTTCCTCCGCCGCATCGACTGGATCAGCGTGGTTATCATTATCGCACTGACGGTGTTTGGATTCTTTTTTATTTACAGTGCCGGATACCGTAATGCCGATCAGGCTGTCAGCGGAATGGTTTCACGTCAAATGATCTGGGCGATCACCGGTTTCGCCGTATACATCGCGGCGGCGGCGTTCGATTACCGTTACCTTGCGCGCGTGCAGTGGTGGATTTACGGCGCAGCGATCATTCTGTTAGTGCTGGTGCTGTTCATCGGCACATCCGTTTATGGCGCGCATCGCTGGTTTAGTATCGGCGGCATCATGGTTCAACCGTCAGAAATCGGAAAGCTCGCCTTGATTTTCACCCTTGCGGGACTGCTGAGCAGTCCGGCGCTGGAGTTGAACAGCCGTAAAATATTCATGTTTTCATTTTTAATTGCCGGAGTTCCGTTTCTATTGATTGTCGCAGAACCGGATCTTGGTACAGCGATCGTTTTAATTCCGGTGACCATCGCGATGCTGTTCTGCGCAGGATGCCCGTTGAAACCGCTTTTAATTCTGATCGGCCTCGGCTTGCTTGGTCTGCTGATGATGGCTCTCTGGCTGAAATATTTTCCCGAGACCTGTCCGTTCCTTGCCGACTATCAGAAAAACCGTATTCTCGTTTTTCTGAATGTGAATGAAGATCCGCTTGGCGCAGGCTGGAATAAACTGCAGTCGCAGATTGCGATCGGTTCCGGCGGTCTGTTTGGCAAAGGTTATTTGAAAGGAACTCAAAACATCCTCGGTTTTCTGCCGAGAACAGTGGCGCCGACCGACTTTATCTTTTCGGTCGTTGCCGAGGAAACCGGCTTTGCCGGAGGCGTAGTGCTGTTAACACTTTACGCCGTATTAATCGTGCGCGCTGTCTTTACCGCTGTATTCGCCCGCGACCGGTTCGGGCGACTGCTTGCGGCGGGGATCGGCACACTTATTTTTGCACATGTTTTTGTAAATATCGCGATGACCGTCGGACTTATGCCGATTACCGGTCTGCCGCTGCCGTTGATGAGTTACGGCGGTTCCTTCATGGTGAGTATCATGGCGGCATTAGGGCTGGTTCAAAGTGTCTGTCTCCGCCGGCGTCGTATTTAA
- a CDS encoding adenine-specific methyltransferase EcoRI family protein has protein sequence MSKKSGRGGAHSSARDGRLPKSRNSVLQHAKRAKKDEFYTQLVDIENELRHYRKHFKGRVVYCNCDDPCESKFVEYFVRNFNALGLKELIATSFTGSPISGTAFQLDFLENTEAPVISAGEAHYLRLKKVNDKDIDDIGDFPALFKKRLYKIGKLKENGDFRSPECIALLKEADIVVTNPPFSLFREYVAQLVEYRKFFLIIGNKNAITYKDIFGLIKNNKLWTGYRSFSGGMWFVSDYEGKYEKTVNGIKVINVPAIWLTNLDHSKRHEQLQLYKNYTTEAYPRYDNYDAIEVSKTAEIPCDYDGAMGVPITFLDKYNPEQFEILGATESEGKGFSYGLWKGGVAQATVHGAKVYKRLFIQRKDGTQ, from the coding sequence GTGTCAAAAAAATCGGGACGGGGCGGAGCTCATTCCTCTGCAAGGGATGGACGCCTGCCGAAATCGAGAAACAGCGTCTTGCAACATGCAAAACGCGCCAAAAAGGATGAATTTTATACGCAGCTGGTTGATATTGAAAACGAGCTGCGCCATTACCGGAAGCATTTTAAGGGACGTGTTGTCTATTGTAATTGCGACGATCCCTGCGAAAGCAAGTTTGTTGAATATTTTGTCCGTAACTTTAATGCGCTGGGATTGAAGGAACTGATTGCCACATCGTTCACCGGTTCGCCCATCAGCGGCACCGCGTTTCAACTCGATTTTTTAGAAAATACTGAAGCGCCGGTTATTAGCGCCGGCGAAGCGCATTATCTGCGCCTCAAAAAGGTGAACGACAAAGACATTGATGACATCGGTGATTTTCCGGCGCTGTTTAAAAAACGGCTCTATAAAATCGGCAAGCTGAAAGAGAACGGCGATTTTCGTTCACCGGAATGTATTGCGCTTTTAAAAGAAGCAGACATTGTGGTGACCAATCCGCCGTTTTCCTTGTTCCGCGAATATGTTGCACAACTCGTTGAGTACCGGAAATTTTTTTTAATTATCGGCAATAAGAATGCCATTACCTATAAAGATATTTTTGGGTTGATAAAAAACAACAAACTGTGGACGGGATATCGGAGTTTTTCCGGCGGCATGTGGTTTGTTTCTGATTATGAAGGGAAATACGAAAAAACTGTAAATGGTATTAAAGTTATCAATGTCCCGGCAATTTGGCTTACCAATCTTGACCATTCTAAACGTCATGAGCAGCTCCAGCTTTATAAAAATTATACTACTGAAGCCTATCCGAGATACGATAATTATGACGCAATCGAAGTGTCGAAAACTGCCGAAATACCTTGTGATTATGATGGTGCGATGGGTGTACCGATTACGTTTTTAGATAAATACAATCCCGAACAATTTGAAATTCTTGGCGCGACGGAAAGTGAGGGGAAAGGGTTTTCATACGGTTTGTGGAAGGGTGGAGTTGCGCAAGCAACGGTACATGGCGCGAAAGTGTATAAACG
- a CDS encoding 3'-5' exonuclease yields MLIRETAVTVLDFETTGAVPGFDNEPWQIGLVVLRAGKIDPASLFETLICVDANRPFNAYAPGKHHALRDAIAGAPPACTVWKNIEPLLAGPLAAHNVAVEKKFLRKMAPLHPYGPWIDTLKLARRAWPKAPSHTLGDLVAGLNLEPRIREFCPNHSAHDALYDAVACAALLEFLLQQNGWEDLEIM; encoded by the coding sequence ATGCTCATTCGCGAGACAGCCGTAACCGTTCTGGATTTCGAAACCACCGGCGCGGTGCCGGGGTTCGACAATGAACCGTGGCAGATTGGACTGGTTGTATTGCGCGCTGGAAAAATTGATCCGGCGTCGCTGTTTGAAACACTGATTTGCGTCGATGCAAACCGCCCGTTTAACGCCTATGCGCCGGGCAAACATCATGCCCTGCGCGATGCAATAGCCGGCGCACCGCCGGCATGCACCGTCTGGAAAAATATTGAGCCGCTGCTCGCCGGTCCGCTGGCGGCGCATAATGTTGCAGTGGAAAAAAAGTTTTTAAGGAAAATGGCGCCGCTGCATCCGTACGGGCCGTGGATCGACACCTTAAAACTCGCGCGCCGCGCATGGCCCAAAGCGCCGTCGCACACGCTGGGCGATTTAGTCGCCGGATTAAATTTAGAGCCGCGCATCCGCGAATTTTGTCCGAACCATTCCGCGCACGACGCACTGTATGACGCCGTCGCCTGCGCCGCACTGCTGGAGTTTTTATTGCAGCAAAACGGCTGGGAAGATTTGGAAATAATGTAG